From the genome of Nicotiana sylvestris chromosome 1, ASM39365v2, whole genome shotgun sequence:
AGATATCTGCAATGGGCTTCATGAGAGGATTTGGTGATAAAGGCATCAGACTCGTACAATATGAATGTATCACCTCCCTCCACTCTTGTGTATTGCTTCAAATGGCCCTTTTGCATTAAAACTTCTCTTTATACTGAAACAAATTTCTGAAACGGTGACGAGATCTGACAGATATGGAGTACAGAGTACATCCACTATTTTTTCTCCGAAGCTATCATCATCCCTGGCACTTTATTGTCATGCTACCTGCTCCTATATCATATCTTCTTCCATCTGGTTCCTATATCTTCCATAGTGCCATTTTGCTTTGGGGTTTCCGACCCCTTCCGCCACCCTTTTCCTGGGACACACATTCCTCTAGTTGCAGATTTatgtttctctttctttcttgGACATTCGTCTAGCAGAATTCACCATGTTCTCTTAAATCCATTGTGCAATTTCAATACCAGCAAAAAGTCTGAAGAAAATTCTATTTCCTGTACGGCATAAGTGTTCTATTAACCTTGTCTGGGATGGTTTTTCATTCCTTTAAGTAGTGGTACAGAATGTCAAGTTACCGGATATTTTCAAGGTGTGCTTCAAGTTTGGAAGGAAAGAGAGTGAAatgaaagatacaacaacaacaacaacatatccagtattatcccacaccgtggggtcttgggagggtagtgtgtacgcagaccttactcctacttGTGagaatagagaggttgtttccaatagaccctcggctcaggaaagcataagcaccacattaatgaaaatatagacaagaagggacagtaccaaaaagccatataaaagcagaataaaaacaacaagatagtaaggtgatcaataatgaaagaaaacaacggttagtcataaaaatctactaccaacagaaagcgagattgcgtgccaatactactgttatgaacactctaggctacctactctactaccctaatcctcgacctccatacattcctatcaagggtcatgtcctcggtcagctgaaGCTGCGCCATGTCTTGCCACATTAATGAAATGAAAGATACAAGGTCAAATATATTTTCAGCCTTCTTCGAGTTTTGGAGGAAAAGAGAatgaaaacgagtgaagaaagATTAAATTAAATTGGAGTTGGAGCATATAGAGAAATTCAATTTGCTCTCCAGCGCTGAAAGTGATTTTCTATATAACTTGCATTTTACAAGGTAGAATACCGATTCTCAGATCCCTAACAGAATATTTAATTATCCTCATGAATATTCTGTCAGGTACAACTAATACGAGATCCCAAGCAACAAGTTGAGATGGTTGGTGTCCCAGAAGAACACTTGTTAGGTCATGCTTTCCACATGTACCATCTGACCTCACCAGACGGAACGTAATACTGTCTATCTTTTGCTTTCCCCTATGTTATTTTTTGTTGCCAATGTTTATAAATTGAACAACTTTAACTTGGTATctccccttttcttttttgataagGTTTAACTTTGTATCTCCTTTTTCAGGGTTTCTTTTGAATTTCAACACAATGTTTGTGGTAGATCAATCTATGCAGAGGGAACAGTTGATGCTATACTTTTCCTTGCTAAGAAGGTAATCTGGACAAAAAATGTCTAAATTTGTTATTGGAGCTTCTCATTGCAGCGCTTTCACCATGCATCTCAAGGAACAAATTCAGTTAGAAATAGAAGTTTCAAATATTTTCGTGATGCGTTCTAGCTTTTTACTCTGCATTCACCAAAGAATAACAGTTGATGTTTTCTGAATATAGGTGAAATTGAAAGAAGAGAAGCGAATATACGACATGATCGATGTGCTGCGGGAGGGAAACATGCGATAACAGCTGAGTTACATATGCTGGAGTAGGATGTATAACATTTAGACCTGGGAATGGAGAGAAACAAATGTTGGGTTCAATTTTCATGGATTTGTCCCTCCAGTGGTTCTTGGTGCTTTCGGATCTGTTGTTGCATGATTCTTAAGATGCATCAaccaaaataatacaaaaattctATTATAGCTAGTAGGTTTAGCTACAGCCTCCATGCAAAGTATTATGTTTGCCTCTCTTGAAGAGCTTGTTGTATGCCTTTTCCCCCCCCTTTTCCCTTTGTACTACCATAAGAGAAAGAATGTGATAGGAGGTTCCCAATGTTTCTGGGAAGTACAATATTCACCATGTATTGAGTTTTGGTTATTTtattattgagattattacatgaTTTACTTTCATTAGGTTTGATTTGATTTTATCTGGTTCAATTATTGTTATATTCCTGGATTAAGATGTAATCTTGCCGAGAATCAATAGTATACCAATGTATGTTTGCAGTATTACAAATCCCAAGCAAGCTCGAGGGTCTTATCAAAGTCTTTCCTTTATTTCTCTCGTTGAGTTTAAGAGTCAAGCGAGTTTTTCTTTGATCACGAATTTTTCATatccttttaaatattttaaattattaattattgttACTTATAGTACCTTTTATCAAGTTTCcaaatttgtaaattttatctCTAAAAGCTTAAAAGATTCTATATCCAAGTTTATGGTCAAAATTGAAAAGTTTGACTCTCGAAATTTGAACTGTATCAAACAAATTAGGATGGATGGAGTAGATATTATGGTCTATATCAGTCGGACTATGGTCTGTTGGACAAAAATTAAAACGATCTGTATAGTCCTAGTGATGTTTCATATGCTGATGAGACTAGTAGAAAAAATATAGATAGTAAATTGAGTAACTTGTTATGGAATACTTTGTAGTTTAGTTTGTCAATTTGTTTCAATCATGCCAAACTTCTGGTATGGTGGAATAAGTATATGAATTTGACTTAGATATGGTGAGATACTTGGAACAAATGAATCTCTAACTTATGTGATTAAATATATACAATATCAATTATATTCAAGGATATTAATTGGTAGCTTGGGATCCCCTACCCCTCGAGTACTAAAGCCTCAAGTACTTCATTGATTTAAGCCTCAAATTGAAGGCTTGATCCAAAAACTCAATTCTCTCATCCTTTGATGtttttcagaattcaattccatCTCAACAACGTTGTGATTTGTTCTTTTTCAGCCCCAGCAAATTAAATCAATTCATCACTGTCATTACTCAAAGAGATAAGCCGTTTCTGGTTCAAAACTGTTTCCCTAATTCCCAGCTCACctgtctttttccttctttctgaacACTTGCTCGAGCTTCACCCTAACTTGACTTGACTTGGCTGTATGTGTGGACGGACCAAGTTGATTGCATTAAAACTTGGGCCCAATGCTGGAAACTGAAATTCCAGTTATTCGAACAAGACTCCGGTAAGTCAATTTTCTTCTCAATACATGGCTAATGCTAACGACTTCTCCCCACATTTTCCACTGTACTACTCTCAATACGTGGCACTGTGTTTTTCTCGTTTGTTTAAAATATTCTGAATTGTTTATTATTATGATATGTAATACCTTTATGTACTTTCaagtatttaaattttatttcaaaaaacttaaagATTCCATTACGACTCTTGAGAAATTCAAACTGTACCACATAAATAAATTGGGTTAAAGGGAGTACTAAAGGTGAAaggtatatatagtagtttaGAGTTTAAGGTATACGCGTTGACGAAgtaaaaaaaatacttatttaAGTAACTAACCTGCTACAATAAATTAAAGTACACTATTTGTAACTTAAATCATTAGTTTATACATGAATGATATTTCTTGCAAATTATGGATGAGCTCAAGACAAATATACCAAGTCTTTCGTAGGACCTATTGTTTTGTTTTCTATGTGATGCCACTTTGTTAGCTTCCTACTTTATTCCCTCCAAAATTTGCTGAATATATACTCTTCACCTTCCTTTACCACAGGATCCATCCACAACATTccatattggggggggggggatgccTAAGATTATTCCGTTTAAATCATATAACTTGCATAGGACTATGACATACTTCTTTAGaaagaacaaaataaatacaaagtTCAATCAAGTATCTGCGTTATCAACTTTGAatagtcaaataaatcattagggttgtaggttaaggAGTAGTCGAACGTTTTTCCTCTTTGTACCGGCTAGTCTGATAGTGTTTTGTCTAGGACTGCTAGCGGTTTATGTTGTGTTTCACACTTTTGCATAGTATTTGTGTTATTGCTTTCCCCTTTTTTGCCGTCTTTCACGTTGCTGATATTATTTTTgtggtttttgttgttgttacagATCTATCCGAGGGTCTCCCGGAAATAGCCTCTGGTGGGAttctactgggttgttgttatatatatatagagagagaaaacTATTTTCAAAAGAATAACATGTTGCTTCTTAATCAGTTAGTTTTGTCTGTACAAacttaatgtttttttttaaaaaaaaaaagaagacaaaatgaTTTCAAGATTCTCATAAGAAAaattgaaaagtgaaaagaaacaGAGTTACAGCATATAATCCCACACTAAAGATACTCCAAGCTTTCTGAATATTTGTAAACGAGAGTTATTTTGAAGCAGAAATTAAGTGAGCAGTTTTCTCTATAATGCTTCACACCTACATATATAATCGAACTCCATTTTGCATCACAGTCTTTAATAATGACTACTTTCCTGTTAATAAATAAGTAAAATAGGTTCAAGTCTATATATATTGATATAAGAACTAGTCACTTGAAAAGATATTACTAGAAGGAATAGCAGTTTACTACTGAAAATTCCTGATCTATCAGGGCACGTTTGAGGCCAGGTCTACAAGATTTAATCAATGGTGTCTTTTTTATGATAACTTGGATGAAACCTTTAATTAGCATTTAGCTGAACGGTGAACAAGACTTGTGGCTATATAGTAAATTAAGAGAGGAGTTTAACTTAAGTGAAACCTTTAATTTAGCTGATTTGTCCCTTTTTGTATGATATTCTTTATTGAAATGTCTCAAGATATTTGGTGTTATTCGATTACTAATTATATTCACATTTACAAGAACTGAAATATCATTTAACCAAACTGCTGGGGTCTCTTTTGGGACAATTGTTTAGTATGGACTTGTGATGGTTTTCCGTATTCTTATAGTTGGTTTGAAACTCTATATAAATGATAGTATGTCTTTTAACAAGTTGCATTTGCTATTAGACAAAGATGAGAAAGAGAGAGATGGGGAGAATTTTGGCACtcatttctttgtttcttctctatgTTGCCCTGGCAGTTCAagtgttttctttttcctttgggCATTCACTTTGCTCTTCACATGATTCCATTGCACTTCTACAGTTTAAGCAATCACTTGCCGTGGCGGACTATCCACTTTTAAATTATTATGACTTCTTTTGCCCATATTCTTATCCTAAGACGACGTcttggaataggagtagtatgGATTGTTGTAGGTGGGATGGAGTTACCTGTGATAGATTCACTGGTCATGTGATTGGTTTGGACTTGAGTTGTAGCAAACTTGAAGGAACTATCCATCCCAATAGTAGCCTTTTCCAGCTTCGTCATCTTCAAACGCTCGATCTTTCCCTTAACAACTTTTCGTTATCTCATATTCCACGGGGCATAGGTCAGTTGGTCAGTTTGATGCATCTCAACCTTTCTTATAGTATGTTCGAAGGAGGGATTCCATTAGAAATCTCACACCTGTCCAATTTGGTTTCGCTTGATCTTTCTTATCTCTTCCATCTCCAGTTTAGCCAGGAAGGATTCAACATGCTCTCTCGAAACTTAACCAAGTTAGAGGTACTTTCTCTTTCTTTAGTAAACATCTCATCCAAGATTCCCATGAATGTatcatcctcttcttctttgaGATATCTAGATCTTGGATATGGCTTGCACGGCGAGTTTCCAAAAAGCATTTTCCTTCTACCCAATTTGGAAACTCTCAGATTGTCAGGAAATTATGATCTTACTGtttctttccccaagtttaacTGGAGCAGTAGCTATATGCTAACTGAGCTAGATCTCTCTCACAATAATATTTCTGGAGGACTACCTGGTACACTTGGAAGTCTCAAAGCCTTAAAACTTATGAATCTTCATTGGTGCAACCTCGTCGGACCTATTCCCGAATCCATCAGGAACCTTTCACAAATCACTCAACTGGATCTTTCATACAACCATTTGGAGAGCAAAATTCCTGATGCTTTTTCCAACTTGCAAAAGCTTACATTCTTAGCACTGGATGGCAACGCCTTCACTGGCCTGTTCCCATCTTCCCTTGTCAACTTGACAAAGCTTGAAGATTTGGGATTGAGTGACAATTCACTCAGTGGTCCACTTCCTTTAACTGCTAACAGGCTTCAAAATCTATATCGACTAGTTTTGTCTAATAACTCACTCAACGGCTCAATCCCGTCTTGGATGCTTAGTCTTCCTTCATTGACTGAGTTACGTCTGGAGAGCAATCATCTCAGTGGACCACTTCCTGAGTTTAAGTCCATTGGGAACTTGAATTCACTTCTGCTGCTGAATTTATCTCACAACAACCTCACTGGACATATTCCTGTTGAAATGAAGAACATGAGCACGCTTGAAGTTTTGGACCTTTCATTTAACCAGCTTACTGGGAAAATTCCAGAGGAATTGACAAGTCTAACATTTCTTGCAGTTTTAAATCTGTCGCACAACCATCTTGTTGGACC
Proteins encoded in this window:
- the LOC104235166 gene encoding receptor-like protein 9DC3; the encoded protein is MRKREMGRILALISLFLLYVALAVQVFSFSFGHSLCSSHDSIALLQFKQSLAVADYPLLNYYDFFCPYSYPKTTSWNRSSMDCCRWDGVTCDRFTGHVIGLDLSCSKLEGTIHPNSSLFQLRHLQTLDLSLNNFSLSHIPRGIGQLVSLMHLNLSYSMFEGGIPLEISHLSNLVSLDLSYLFHLQFSQEGFNMLSRNLTKLEVLSLSLVNISSKIPMNVSSSSSLRYLDLGYGLHGEFPKSIFLLPNLETLRLSGNYDLTVSFPKFNWSSSYMLTELDLSHNNISGGLPGTLGSLKALKLMNLHWCNLVGPIPESIRNLSQITQLDLSYNHLESKIPDAFSNLQKLTFLALDGNAFTGLFPSSLVNLTKLEDLGLSDNSLSGPLPLTANRLQNLYRLVLSNNSLNGSIPSWMLSLPSLTELRLESNHLSGPLPEFKSIGNLNSLLLLNLSHNNLTGHIPVEMKNMSTLEVLDLSFNQLTGKIPEELTSLTFLAVLNLSHNHLVGPIPYSNQFNTFPDDSYFGNSDLCGFPLSNECGHHKSASVPELLVEQEEDEPSFLTEMTWKSVLIGYGCGLIFGFTVLYLIYCFERPRWFVDFFATITNELTYRTKRRGQRRRNFHRRRH